Proteins encoded in a region of the Benincasa hispida cultivar B227 chromosome 2, ASM972705v1, whole genome shotgun sequence genome:
- the LOC120070814 gene encoding 60S ribosomal protein L30, translating into MVAAKKTKKTHESINNRLALVMKSGKYTLGYKTVLKTLRNSKGKLIIIANNCPPLRKSEIEYYAMLAKVGVHHYNGSNVDLGTACGKYYRVCCLSIIDPGDSDIIKSMPGES; encoded by the exons ATGGTGGCCGCAAAGAAGACG AAGAAGACTCATGAGAGCATCAACAACAGACTCGCTCTCGTCATGAAGAGCGGAAAATATACCTTGGGATACAAAACCGTCCTCAAGACCTTGAGGAACTCTAAAG GTAAGCTGATCATCATTGCCAACAACTGCCCTCCACTCCGAAAGTCCGAGATCGAATACTACGCTATGTTGGCGAAGGTTGGAGTTCACCATTACAATGGGA GCAATGTAGACCTTGGAACCGCTTGTGGCAAATACTACAGAGTATGCTGCCTCAGCATTATCGATCCCG GTGATTCGGATATTATCAAGAGCATGCCTGGAGAAAGTTAG
- the LOC120071839 gene encoding uncharacterized protein LOC120071839, with protein sequence MRCPEEQKLQCAAFVLIDNAKCWWRLAERMIETSGGRATWDQFKEQFYEKYFSAHVRYNKQAEFMNLKQGTMTVEEYEEKFTRLSCFAPDLVSTEAKRAERFVQGLRDEVRGIVQALEPPNYATAFRAAARVGYPSGIEFSKSLTEEPASGQKRKVEQKALGPSQKVQSTDRSQGHAQRHATASGGVWRERPVCKSCGKHHWGYCLIGTGTCFK encoded by the coding sequence ATGAGGTGTCCAGAGGAGCAGAAGCTGCAGTGTGCCGCTTTTGTTCTCATTGATAATGCCAAGTGTTGGTGGCGGCTAGCTGAAAGAATGATAGAAACCAGTGGGGGCCGAGCCACGTGGGACCAGTTTAAGGAGCAATTTTACGAGAAGTACTTCTCTGCTCACGTGAGGTACAACAAGCAGGCTGAGTTTATGAATCTGAAGCAGGGGACCATGACAGTAGAGGAGTATGAGGAGAAGTTTACCAGGTTGTCTTGCTTCGCCCCTGATCTGGTGTCTACTGAAGCAAAAAGAGCTGAAAGATTTGTGCAAGGACTTCGGGACGAGGTGCGAGGTATTGTGCAAGCTCTGGAGCCTCCCAACTATGCCACAGCATTCCGAGCAGCAGCACGTGTGGGCTATCCTTCAGGGATAGAGTTCTCGAAGTCCTTGACAGAGGAACCTGCCTCAGGCCAGAAGAGGAAAGTTGAGCAGAAAGCTCTGGGACCTTCGCAGAAGGTTCAAAGTACAGACAGGTCGCAAGGGCATGCCCAACGGCACGCTACTGCTTCAGGAGGAGTTTGGAGGGAAAGACCAGTGTGCAAGTCGTGTGGAAAGCATCATTGGGGATACTGTTTGATTGGCACGGGgacttgttttaaatga
- the LOC120070772 gene encoding uncharacterized protein LOC120070772: MEGFTAEDLSTIGGIATVSLLHSFIPTHWLPFSVVGRVQKWTLSRTLLVTAFGAILHVISTSLLGITAITMANTIAGEETVHKLASLLLIILGACYVLLFMTGRGSHSHSHNQPMEKMAVAGLVLVPALSPCATTLPVFLAVGNSSSMMVLAIIVLLFSTITVMTSLVALSFYGASQLKFHWVERYDKLLVGSVLCVVGILTLIFHDHEHDHHGHGGSIGDNLPRKIIVL, from the exons ATGGAAGGTTTTACTGCCGAAGATCTGTCCACAATCGGAGGAATTGCGACCGTTTCGCTTCTCCATTCCTTCATTCCCACTCACTGGCTTCCTTTCTCCGTCGTCGGCCGCGTTCAGAAATGGACTCTCTCCAGGACTCTCCTCGTCA CTGCTTTTGGAGCAATTTTACATGTCATATCCACTTCACTTCTTGGAATAACCGCAATCACGATGGCTAATACAATTGCTGGTGAAGAAACTGTACACAAGCTGGCTTCTCTTTTGCTTATAATTCTTGGAGCATGttatgttttattgtttatGACTGGAAGAGGTAGTCATAGCCACTCCCACAACCAACCAATGGAGAAAATGGCTGTTGCTGGTCTTGTCCTTGTACCTGCTTTGTCTCCCTGTGCAACCACTCTTCCAGTGTTTCTTGCTGTTGGAAATTCATCTTCCATGATGGTGCTTGCTATCATAGTGCTGCTGTTCAG CACAATAACTGTGATGACTTCGTTGGTGGCTTTGTCATTCTATGGCGCGAGCCAGCTCAAGTTTCACTGGGTCGAACGATACGACAAACTTCTTGTAGGTTCAGTGTTGTGCGTAGTAGGTATTCTGACACTCATCTTTCATGACCACGAGCACGACCACCACGGACATGGAGGTTCCATAGGAGACAATTTGCCTAGGAAAATTATTGTACTTTAA